The following proteins come from a genomic window of Alicyclobacillus dauci:
- the rpoZ gene encoding DNA-directed RNA polymerase subunit omega, translated as MLYPSIDSLTDMFGSKFSIVIMAAMRARQLQAGAKRLSNVETSRNVTIALNEIHDKQISFYQTTEIPRRTK; from the coding sequence ATGTTATATCCCTCAATTGATTCATTGACCGACATGTTCGGTAGTAAATTCTCCATTGTGATCATGGCTGCTATGAGGGCACGCCAGTTACAAGCAGGTGCCAAACGGCTATCGAACGTTGAAACAAGTAGGAATGTAACCATTGCTTTGAATGAAATACACGACAAACAAATTAGCTTCTATCAGACCACAGAGATTCCAAGAAGAACGAAATAA
- the cysK gene encoding cysteine synthase A: protein MKPRPKIARNITELIGSTPLLRLNHISNDTGAEVLAKVEYFNPLGSVKDRIGFAMIDSAEKNGLIRPGATTIIEPTSGNTGIALAFVSAAKGYRCILCMPDTMSVERRNLMKALGAELVLTEGAKGMKGAIAKAQELKKEIADSFIPQQFENPANPEIHRNTTALEIWEDTDGKVDIFVSGIGTGGTITGVGEVLKARKESVHIVAVEPEDSPVLSGGTPGPHKIQGIGAGFVPEVLNTNVYGEVIRVTNDEAFESARSIARSEGLLVGISSGAAIHAAKIIASRPENKGKTIVVLLPDTGERYLSTPCSNLNKGWSDSIERPEDSPDATA from the coding sequence TTGAAACCACGTCCGAAGATTGCACGGAACATCACGGAGTTAATTGGCTCAACACCATTACTGCGCCTTAACCACATCAGTAACGACACCGGAGCCGAGGTTCTTGCAAAGGTGGAGTACTTCAATCCACTAGGCAGCGTAAAGGATCGAATCGGTTTTGCCATGATTGATTCTGCTGAGAAGAACGGTTTGATTCGTCCTGGTGCCACCACCATTATTGAACCGACAAGTGGCAACACAGGGATCGCACTGGCATTTGTTTCTGCTGCTAAGGGCTATCGCTGCATCTTGTGCATGCCGGACACTATGAGCGTTGAACGACGCAATCTGATGAAGGCGCTGGGGGCCGAACTAGTCCTTACAGAAGGGGCGAAAGGGATGAAAGGGGCCATAGCCAAAGCCCAAGAACTGAAGAAGGAAATAGCTGACTCGTTTATTCCTCAGCAGTTTGAAAACCCGGCAAATCCAGAAATCCATCGCAACACAACGGCACTCGAAATTTGGGAGGACACCGATGGCAAAGTTGACATCTTTGTCAGCGGTATCGGCACCGGCGGAACCATTACCGGCGTTGGAGAGGTTCTCAAGGCCCGCAAGGAATCCGTACACATAGTGGCCGTTGAACCTGAGGATTCTCCAGTGCTATCCGGTGGAACTCCCGGCCCACATAAGATTCAAGGTATTGGTGCCGGATTTGTACCGGAAGTGTTAAACACAAACGTTTACGGTGAAGTGATCCGTGTTACCAATGACGAGGCTTTTGAATCGGCAAGATCCATTGCGAGATCAGAAGGACTCCTCGTTGGCATCTCCTCGGGAGCAGCCATACATGCCGCTAAGATCATCGCTAGCCGTCCTGAGAACAAGGGTAAGACGATTGTTGTGCTTCTTCCTGATACTGGTGAACGTTATCTCTCTACCCCCTGTTCCAATTTGAATAAGGGCTGGAGCGACTCAATAGAGCGCCCCGAGGATTCACCTGATGCTACAGCGTAA
- a CDS encoding IS110 family RNA-guided transposase: MDVVYERCCGLDVHKKTVVACVLTPEAKEIRTFSTMTEDLLEMVDWLGQHECTHVAMESTASFWKPIYNLLESADCQVLVVNAKHMKNVPGRKTDVKDAEWIAGLLRHGLLQASYIPNREQRELRELIRYRRSLIDERAREVNRVQKVLEGANIKLSAVASNTLGKSGRAMLEAMIHGEEDPEVLLGLAKGRMKAKKADLHKALNGLMGSHQRMMLAAQLRHIDYLDEEIARLDEEVKERMLPFEEDLELVDTIPGVGRRTAEQILAEIGTDMTQFPSAAHLCSWAGLAPGNNESAGKRKSGKTRKGNQKLRAALVEAARAAARTKQTYLSAQYHRIAARRGKNRAAVAVAHSILTIVYYVLQRRQPYIELGPTYYEARKKDAVVKQAIRKLQSLGLEVTVKPVA, encoded by the coding sequence ATGGATGTCGTATACGAACGTTGTTGCGGCCTCGATGTGCACAAGAAGACGGTGGTCGCCTGTGTGCTGACGCCGGAGGCCAAGGAGATTCGCACGTTCTCCACGATGACGGAGGATCTCCTGGAGATGGTTGACTGGTTAGGACAACATGAATGCACGCATGTTGCTATGGAAAGCACAGCTTCATTCTGGAAGCCAATCTACAACCTTCTGGAGTCGGCGGACTGTCAAGTGCTTGTGGTGAACGCCAAGCACATGAAGAACGTTCCGGGCCGTAAGACCGATGTGAAGGATGCCGAATGGATCGCCGGATTGCTCCGCCACGGGCTGTTGCAAGCCAGTTACATCCCCAACCGTGAACAACGGGAACTACGAGAACTCATTCGCTACCGCCGAAGTCTCATTGACGAGCGGGCAAGAGAGGTGAATCGGGTTCAAAAGGTGTTGGAAGGTGCCAACATCAAGCTTTCTGCAGTGGCCAGCAATACACTTGGCAAATCTGGGCGGGCGATGTTGGAAGCAATGATCCACGGAGAAGAAGACCCGGAGGTATTGTTAGGGTTAGCCAAAGGCCGGATGAAGGCGAAGAAGGCCGATTTGCACAAGGCACTGAATGGGCTTATGGGCTCCCACCAACGAATGATGCTGGCAGCCCAATTACGTCACATCGATTACTTGGATGAAGAGATTGCCCGGCTGGATGAAGAAGTCAAGGAGCGCATGCTCCCTTTTGAAGAAGACCTGGAGCTAGTGGACACCATCCCCGGTGTCGGTCGACGAACAGCAGAACAAATTCTGGCTGAAATTGGGACAGACATGACCCAATTTCCGTCTGCTGCCCATTTATGCTCTTGGGCAGGACTGGCTCCAGGGAACAATGAAAGCGCCGGGAAACGAAAGTCGGGGAAAACACGCAAAGGGAATCAAAAACTCAGAGCAGCGCTGGTGGAAGCAGCACGCGCAGCGGCGAGAACGAAGCAGACTTATCTCTCTGCCCAGTACCATCGAATTGCAGCTCGAAGAGGCAAAAACCGTGCAGCAGTTGCAGTGGCCCACAGCATCTTAACCATCGTGTATTACGTGTTACAGCGACGTCAGCCTTATATTGAACTCGGCCCAACATATTACGAAGCACGCAAGAAAGACGCAGTCGTAAAGCAGGCGATCCGGAAGTTGCAATCACTCGGGTTGGAGGTCACCGTAAAACCTGTTGCATAA
- a CDS encoding MarR family winged helix-turn-helix transcriptional regulator: MDHKEIYTNCLAFQLTQARKKVFAWYGNYLKPLGLTPSSVYVLGVLRDKEYANPSEISHLLELERPTVTTLLSRMERSGLVNRVLNPSNRRETLVSLTDAGKEACDKAYPLLVEADKALNTVLNGEFAQLKEQVENLNRMLQEAAE, encoded by the coding sequence ATGGATCATAAAGAGATTTATACAAACTGTTTGGCGTTCCAGTTGACACAGGCACGTAAGAAAGTATTTGCATGGTATGGGAATTACCTCAAGCCGCTTGGGCTAACTCCCTCCTCTGTTTACGTGCTTGGCGTACTGCGTGACAAGGAATACGCAAATCCGAGCGAAATCAGCCATCTACTTGAGCTGGAGCGTCCAACCGTCACTACACTTTTGTCCAGAATGGAACGTAGCGGGTTGGTCAACCGAGTTCTCAACCCCAGTAATAGGAGAGAGACATTGGTCAGTTTGACTGATGCGGGAAAGGAGGCATGCGATAAGGCGTACCCACTGCTGGTAGAGGCAGACAAGGCACTGAACACCGTGTTGAATGGAGAGTTCGCACAGTTAAAAGAACAAGTTGAGAATTTGAACCGAATGTTACAGGAGGCAGCGGAATGA
- a CDS encoding YciI family protein, with translation MNRQFIVHLSNKQRHLMTDELIQGHVSYLGELKRQGKLPFCGPGKDGTAIMILKADSQEEAEGLLAGDPFTRANYYQDRRIVEVEEATLENNFLLDDVLVNLRNRS, from the coding sequence ATGAACAGACAATTTATCGTTCATTTGTCAAATAAGCAAAGGCATTTGATGACGGACGAACTCATACAGGGGCATGTCTCGTATTTGGGAGAACTCAAACGACAGGGCAAATTACCCTTTTGCGGTCCCGGTAAAGACGGAACTGCAATCATGATTCTGAAAGCCGACTCACAGGAAGAAGCAGAAGGATTACTTGCGGGAGACCCATTCACAAGAGCAAACTACTATCAAGATCGAAGAATCGTCGAGGTGGAAGAAGCAACGCTAGAAAATAACTTTCTACTCGATGATGTTCTCGTGAATTTGAGGAATCGTTCATAA
- a CDS encoding MBL fold metallo-hydrolase: MRLTTFGQCIQITFFPGVFPVNCYLVKEDDGATLIDTAFPSSANAIQQAAGSLGLSISRILLTHGHGDHVGALDQLRRALPTAEIMISERDSRLLSGDTSLDAGESQAKIKGDIKTCQTKPTHFLKDGDRIGSLQVISCPGHTPGHVAFLDERDGTLIAGDAFQTHGGIAVSGTLRPLFPFPALATWHKSTALESAKRLRALRPTQLAVGHGRVLNDPLDAIDRAIERGERNLRRSM, from the coding sequence GTGCGGTTGACGACATTCGGTCAATGTATCCAAATCACGTTTTTTCCCGGTGTATTCCCGGTGAATTGTTATCTTGTAAAGGAAGATGACGGCGCCACTTTGATTGACACAGCGTTTCCCTCAAGTGCGAATGCAATTCAACAAGCTGCTGGGTCTTTGGGACTTTCTATCTCGCGAATTCTACTGACCCACGGCCACGGGGACCATGTTGGCGCTTTAGATCAGCTGCGTAGAGCTTTGCCTACAGCAGAGATCATGATCTCGGAGCGAGACAGCCGGTTACTCTCTGGTGATACCAGCCTTGATGCTGGTGAATCACAGGCGAAAATCAAAGGTGACATAAAAACTTGTCAGACAAAGCCTACGCACTTTCTCAAAGACGGAGACCGAATTGGAAGTTTGCAGGTCATTTCGTGTCCTGGGCATACTCCGGGTCATGTTGCATTTCTTGATGAGCGAGATGGCACGCTCATTGCGGGAGATGCATTTCAGACACACGGGGGTATCGCTGTATCCGGCACACTTCGTCCATTGTTTCCATTTCCGGCCTTAGCCACATGGCATAAGTCAACAGCCTTGGAGAGTGCCAAGCGTTTACGTGCTTTGCGACCCACGCAGCTTGCTGTTGGGCACGGGCGTGTCTTGAACGATCCGCTGGATGCAATAGATCGCGCAATTGAGCGGGGAGAACGAAACTTGAGGAGATCGATGTAA